A window of Oncorhynchus kisutch isolate 150728-3 linkage group LG10, Okis_V2, whole genome shotgun sequence contains these coding sequences:
- the pirt gene encoding phosphoinositide-interacting protein has translation MPGLPENIPLGECTLHSQSQEQLTPQTESTVFSLSRSESLWTNESARSTCEIYWFPFHLMSTGGSIFACGFILSGLYFAGYCRKATNILGPALVSIGLMVLVVGVVLIPITKENRKQPTMKKPFSYYRQPVFKL, from the coding sequence ATGCCTGGACTACCAGAGAACATCCCCCTTGGGGAGTGCACCCTACACTCCCAGTCCCAGGAGCAGCTCACTCCCCAGACAGAAAGCACCGTGTTCAGCCTGTCCCGCAGCGAGTCCCTCTGGACCAACGAGTCGGCCCGCAGCACATGTGAGATCTACTGGTTCCCATTCCACCTCATGTCCACCGGGGGCAGCATCTTTGCCTGCGGCTTCATCCTGAGTGGCCTGTATTTTGCTGGCTACtgcaggaaggccaccaacatcCTGGGCCCGGCCTTGGTATCCATTGGCCTGATGGTGCTGGTGGTGGGCGTGGTGCTGATCCCCATCACCAAGGAGAACAGGAAGCAGCCCACCATGAAGAAGCCCTTCAGCTACTACAGGCAACCAGTCTTTAAATTATGA